The segment CTGGCATCGTTTCTGAACGGAAAGGCGGCTACCTGTTCCGCCATACGCTGGCGACTGAGATGCTCGGACGGGGAGCATCTTTGCAGGAAATCGGTGAAGTGTTGCGTCACCGCAAGGCAGATACAACACGGATCTACGCCAAGGTGGACTTTCGCGCGTTGCGAAACCTCGCTCAACCGTGGCCAGGAGGTGCACGATGAGAGATCTGAGAAGAAATCTGCGGGAATACATCGACCTCCGCCACGCTCTTGGATTTAGACTGCGCAAACACGAACGGCGGCTGAGCGAATTTATCACTTTTCTCGAAGCAAGGCGCACCGACCATGTCACGACCAAACTAGCGATCGCCTGGGCAATGGAGTCTTCGAAAGGCCATAAACACAGCTGCTTTGAAAGGCTGAGCTTCATTCGATCCTTTGCCACATACGTGAGCTCGATGGATGCTCAAACGGAAATTCCACCAACAGGCACAATGCGCCGGCCGGCCATCGCTCTCCGGCCGTACATCTATACGCGGGAAGAGATCGGCCGGCTGATGGCAGCGGCACGCAAGCTGTTTTCACCGCACAAACTCCGCTGTCACACGTATTACCATCTGATCGGATTACTCGCCACAACCGGCATGCGCAGCGGCGAAGCGGTACGGCTCGCAAACAGCGACGTGGACTTGGCCGAAGGATTGATAACGATCCGTGAAAGCAAGTTCGGCAAGTCGCGCGTTGTTCCGCTTCATTCCACGACGGTAAAATCACTGGTCGCGTATAAGGCTCGTAGGGATGCATTTCTCAATAAAGTCGAGGCGCCTAGGTTCTTTATTAGCGAGAGTCGCGGGCCAATCAGCAGTCCCCATGAAAGCTTCCGCGAGATCCGTCGGGTGGCGGGACTGGAGAAAACCCGCAATGGAATTCCTCCCAGGATGCATGATCTACGTCACACGTTCGCTGTCCAGACGCTACTCGCCTGGTACCGCAACGGTGCAGATGTCGAGCGTAATCTGCCGATTCTTTCAACCTTCCTCGGGCACAGCCACATTGCAAACACCTACTGGTACCTAACGTCCACGCCAGAGTTGCTGGGCGCCGCTTGTGAGCGGCTCGAAACACGATGGGGGAGGTCACAATGAGTTCGGCGAATTTCGCGGCATTGCTTGAGACATTCTTCACAGACAGGCTGATTGCTCAACGGCGAGTCAGTCCTCACACAGTGGCATCGTATCGGGACACCTTCCGCCTGCTGCTGCAATTTGCTCAGAAGGAGTTGGGGAAGTCGCCATCCAAACTCGCAATGACGGATCTGAATACGAAGCTCATTGGCGCGTTCCTTGACAACCTAGAGAAAGCTCGAGCCAACAGCTCGCGCAGCCGAAATCTTCGGCTCACCGCGATCAGGTCCTTCTTTCGCTATACGGCGATGGAGTGCCCAGAGCACTCGGCAGGAATCCAGCGCGTACTCGCGATCCCACCAAAACGGCAATCCAGCCGATTGGTGGATTTCTTGACGAGACCTGAGATTGAGGCTCTCGTGGCCGCGCCGGATCA is part of the Tunturibacter empetritectus genome and harbors:
- a CDS encoding tyrosine-type recombinase/integrase → MRDLRRNLREYIDLRHALGFRLRKHERRLSEFITFLEARRTDHVTTKLAIAWAMESSKGHKHSCFERLSFIRSFATYVSSMDAQTEIPPTGTMRRPAIALRPYIYTREEIGRLMAAARKLFSPHKLRCHTYYHLIGLLATTGMRSGEAVRLANSDVDLAEGLITIRESKFGKSRVVPLHSTTVKSLVAYKARRDAFLNKVEAPRFFISESRGPISSPHESFREIRRVAGLEKTRNGIPPRMHDLRHTFAVQTLLAWYRNGADVERNLPILSTFLGHSHIANTYWYLTSTPELLGAACERLETRWGRSQ